gggaactgtgcttcctcagaggtaggggggccagcaggccagaggtggatgaacgcagtgcccttgtttgggtgtagggcctgatcagagcctgaaggtatggaggtgccgttcccttcacagctccgtaggcaatcaccatggtcttgtagcggatgcgagcttcaactggaagccagtggagagagcggaggagcggggtgacatgagagaacttgggaaggttgaacactagacgggctgcggcgttctggatgagttgtaggggtttaatggcacaggcagggagcccagccaacagcgagttgcagtaatccagacgggagatgacaagtgcctgaattaggacctgcgccgcttcctgtgtgaggcagggtcgtactctgcgaatgttgtagagcatgaacctacaggatcgggtcaccgccttgatgttagtggagaacgacagggtgttgtccaggatcacgccaaggttcatTCTGGGAGTGttgttaccacctctctctctctctctctctgtctctatggtgtgttgttaccacctctctctctctctctctctctctctctctgtctctgtctctgtctctgtctctgtctctctctctctctctgtctctatggtgtgttgttaccacctctctctctctctctgtctctatggtgtgtcgttaccacctctctctctctctctctgtctctatggtgtgttaccacctctctctctctctctctctctctctctctctctctctgtctctatggtgtgttgttaccacctctctctctctctctctctctctctctctctctctctctgtctctatggtgtgttgttaccacctctctctctctctctctgtctctatggtgtgttaccacctctctctctctctctctatggtgtgttaccacctctctctctctctgtctctatggtgtgttgttaccacctctctctctctctctctctctctctctatggtgtgttgttaccacctctctctctctctctctctctctctctctctgtctctatggtgtgttaccacctctctctctctctctctctctctgtctctatggtgtgttgttaccacctctctctctctctctctctctctgtctctatggtgtgttgttaccacctctctctctctctctctctgtctctatggtgtgttgttaccacctctctctctctctctgtctctatggtgtgttgttaccaccctctctctctctctctctctctctctctctgtctctatggtgtgttgttaccacctctctgtctctcgctgtctctctctctctgtctctctgtctctacggTGTGttgttaccacctctctctctctctctctctctctctctctctctgtctctatggtgtgttgttaccacctctctctctgtctctctctctctctctctctctctctctgtctctatggtgtgttgttaccacctctctctgtctgtctctctctctctctctctctgtctctctctgtctctctctctctgtctctatgttgtgttgttaccacctctctctctctatggtgtgttgttaccacctctctctctctctctctctctctatggtgtgttgttaccacctctctctctttctgtctctatggtgtgttgttaccacctctctctctctctctctctctctctctctgtctctatggtgtgttgttaccacctctctctctctctctgtctctatggtgtGTCGTTAccacctaccacccctctctctctctgtctctatggtgtgttgttaccacctctctctctctctctgtctctatggtgtgttgttaccacctctctgtctccctaggAGGTGTCATCATCTCTGTCTATGGATATGGAGGCTGGTGTGGGAGGAGGGCGCTCCCTATTGCAGTacggagacagaaagagggagagagacagacagcgggagagagaaagaggagagaaccaAGTCAAGGAGAAGACAGGAGTCTACCCTCCAGTTGAGTTTAAGGTAAGatctgtttctttctttctaaCTTGTTAAAATGTGTTACAAACGGCCGCATTGGGCCTTTAATCTCAAAATCAAATCATTTCtgtgtaacaattaagtaccttactgtgatttgttttctattaaaatggtaaaaaagaaacaaaaatggcTCCTTAGCAAGAGGAATTGGCAGAAATCTCACCCTGTCTTTTCAAACACCTCTTTTCATACTGTGAATTATTACATTTTCACGTTATTATTCCCATCTTATAGTGTGGGAATGTACACTGGGTATACCGTACACTAGGAATATACACTGGGTAGACCGTACACTAGGAATGTACACTGGGTAGACCGTACACTAGGAATGTACACTGGGTGTACCGTACACTAGGAATATATACTGGGTATACCGTACACTAGGAATATACACTGGGTATACCGTACACTAGGAATATACACTGGGTATACCGTACATATACACTGGATATACCGTACACTAGGAATGTCtgtactgctgtctgtctgtaccgctgtctgtctgtaccgctgtctgtctgtaccgctgtctgtctgtaccgctgtctgtctgtaccgctgtctgtctgtaccgctgtctgtctgtaccgctgtctgtctgtaccgCTGTCTGTGGGTACTGCTGTCTGTACTGATTCTGCCTGATGTAGTATTTATTTCTGATCTTCTCTCTCCAGGAGGGCGGAGCCggctgcatcatgctgtgggcgGAGAACCTGACCGTGAGCGTGCTCCGTGGTGGTCGCTGGGAACGACATGACCTCACCGCTCTGACCTTTGGAGAGGGCGTGACCCCTAGGCTCCAGGGCTCCCTCTGCAACCAATCACACTCCAGGTTAGGGGTCAGCGGTTCTGGGTTTAGAGCTGGACAGGAAGTTGTGAACAGTCCTCTGACATCACATCCTGTCTAGATCTTTGTTAGAAGCTATGGAAACAGCAGCCTTGCTGAACTTGGAAATGATTGGAATGAATTATTATGTTGTCCATTTTTATTGAAATATTTTTCTTTCACCTTTTCTCTGTCAGTCTGGTTCTAAATTATGAGAATATCTTGGGACACCGCTCCTTCAAACTAGTGTGAgttgactggacacacacacacacacacacacacacacacacacacacacacacacacacacacacagttacaaacaaacacatacacaaactcttttggtctgtctgtctgtctgtctgtctgtctgtctccaggttCGCCATGTCCCAGCGTCACTACAAGGTGTCAGCTCGCGGCTGGTTTACTCTAGACGCCGTGGAGATAGAATACGACGGTCAGAAAGCAACGTTTAACGGGAGCCGTAGCGTGTACGCACCGGCTGAGTACTCTTACCGCTGTCAGACGGTCACTAACTTCAGATACCCCGTCCTGGTACCGCGGACCTCCAAAGACCCTGCTAACCAGTGGAGGGTCTCGTTCACCGACTTCCAGGTAGGGGGCTGTGAACTGTATTTGTGTCAACAGTGTTTGTCTGTGAAACGAAAACAGAATACTAACTGCAAGTTGAaaaaactctctctcccctctatcgatctctctcccttctccactctctctcccttctcccctctctctctcccttctcctctctctctctctctctcccgtctccctctctctcccgtctccccccctctgtctctctttcccgtctcccctcactctctctccccgtctcccctctctctcccgtctcctctctctcgctcccgtctcccctctctctcccctctcgctctctctctcccgtctccccccctctgtctctctttcctgtctcccctctttctctctctctcccgtctccccccctctgtctctctttcccatctcccgtctctctctctctctctctctctccccgtccccctctctctctccccgtccccccccctctctctctccccgtcccccctctctctctccccgtccccccctctctctctccccgtcccccccctctctctctccccgtcccccctctctctctccccgtccccccctctctctctccccgtcccccccccctctctctctccccgtccccccctctctctccccgtccccccctctctctcccgtctctcctctctctcccgtctctcctctctctcccgtctctcctctctctcccgtctctcctctctctcccgtctcccccccgtctctctcctcactctctctctccccctagatCCAGGGTTTCAACGTGGCAGGGGGAGAGTTCTCCTATGCCAGTGACTGTGCAGGGTTCTTCAGTCCTGGCATCTGGATGGGACTGCTCACCAGTCTACTGATGCTCGTGGTCCTAACCTACGGCCTCCATATGATCATGCAGCTACACACCATGGACCGCTTTGATGACCCCAAGGGACCTGCTATCTCCGTACCACAGACTGACTAacgcacgtcacacacacacacacacacacacacacacacacacacacacacacacacacacacacacacatatatagacacagACACTTGTAGTGATTTCCATTTTACATTTCTCCTGTCATTCCTTTATTTACCAACAACCATACAAGAATGCTCAGCGAATAGGAAGGAAGGATCAGGAAAGaatggatgggggagggagggaggggaataaGGGAGGAATATTTATGGTAGAGAAGGGAGGAATCTGTTACTGAGGGGAATGAGGGATGAATATTTATGGTAGAGAAGGGAGGAATCTGTTACTGAGGGGAATGAGGGATGAATATTTATGGTAGAGAAGGGAGGAATCTGTTACTGAGGGGAATGAGGGATGAATATTTATggtagagaagggagggggaataAGGGATGAATATTTATGGTAGAGAAGGGAGGAATCTGTTACTGAAGGGAAGGAGGGGAATAAGGGATGAATATTTATggtagagaagggagggggaataAGGGATGAATATTTATGGTAGAGAAGGGAGGAATCTGTTACTGAAGGGAAGGAGGAGAATAAGGGGTGAATATTTATGGTAGAGAAGGGAGGGATCTGTTACTGAGGGGAATGAGGGATGAATATTTATggtagagaagggagggggaataAGGGATGAATATTTATGGTAGAGAAGGGAGGAATCTGTTACTGAAGGGAAGGAGGGGAATAAGGGATGAATATTTATGGTAGAGAAGGGAGGGATCTGTTACTGAGGGGTCTGTCCGTCCATCATTCCTGTCTTTTGTCATTTTGGTGTGAAGGTTGATATTACATGGGCTGCTGTTTAGTGAATACAGCCCATGTTGTAAACACTGACTgacgtggatttaacaggtgacatcaataagggatcatagctttcacctggattcacctggtcagtcaatgtcatggaaagagtaggtgttcttaatgttttgtacgctcagtatatatatattgtgtttgaCCCTGTGATTTGTCTCTTTATCGTAGCCTAGGTTAGTAGCGTATAGGTTAACTAGGGCcacgtctgaaatggcaccctattcagtatagtgccctacttttgaccagggcccataggggaagtgcaccatgtagggattagggtgccgtcTGAGATGTGGCCCAGTTTTCAGTAAGGCTGTTTAATGTGCAGTATGACAGGGCTCTAGGCTCCAACAGGGGACTAAGGGTTAACTATGAGAGAAGGTTGAGGCGTGGAGACGAACCAGACGGACtcggaggttagggttagatggccTACCTTGTGTTTACTGATTTCAAGTTGTTCTGTCGTTTCTATGAGTTGTTGTTAGAGGAAGGCTTGTCTGGTCTTCCTGGACAGAGTCATGATGATATATTGTAATATTAGTAGTGTTTCTAGTCCTGTGTGACTGTCAGGGTGATGCTGTGATTAACCCCAATAAAGCCTTGAATGAACAATCGTCAATTAAGTCTCTGTGAACAttagtatgtgtgagagagaatacAGGACATGTCTGTCTGTGAGAGATAAACACTATGGTGTCTGTGAGAACAAtactgtgtctgagagaacaATACTGTGTCTGTGAGAGATAACAATACTGTGTCTGTGAGAGATAACAAtactgtgtctgtgagagagaaacactatggtgtctgtgagagaacaatactgtgtgagagagaaactactgtctttttttaaattgtatttttttctatttcaactttatttaaccaggtaggccagttgagaacaagtcctttatttaaccaggtagaccagttgagaacaagtcctttatttaaccaggttggctagttgagaacaagtcctttatttaaccaggtaggccagttaagaacaagttctcatttacaactgcgacctggccaagataaagcaaagcagttcgacacatacaacaacagagtttcacatggaataaacaaacgtgatagatgtgcagaagatgaatgtgcaagtagagatactggtgtgcaaaggagaagaagaaaaataactatggggatgaggtagttggatgggctatttacagatgggctatgcacaggtgcaatgatctgtgagctgctctgacagctgatgctgtcAATGAAAGACACACATATCCTTTATTCTATGAGAGACAAACACTACTGTGTGAGACACACTACTGTGTCTGTGAGCAATAAAcactactgtgtgtgttgtgcattTTATCTCtgagttgtaaaagcaagcagaaCAGAAACTAAATACTCTTTATTTGACTGATGTAGCTGGtaaggtaactgctgtttaacttaacagaaaaaaatgtttttttccctaGTGCTGAGCAAGTGGAGAATGgcgaataagagcacctcctaccagctgcccactgcactgaggctaggaaacagtgTCACCACCTATAAATCTACAATAATCAGAAACTCGCCCAATCCTCCCCCgcttctctttcacccaaatccagacacctgatgttctgaaagagctgcaaaatctggatccctacaaatcaactgggctagacaatctggaccctttctttctaaaatgatcagccaaaattgttgcaacccctattactagcctattcaacctctctctcgtatcgtctgagatccgcaaagattggaaagctgccgcggtcatccccctctttcaaagggggagacactctagacccaaactgttacaggctatcgattctaccctgcctttctaaggtcttcgaaagccaagttaacaaacagattaccgaccatttagaatcccaccgtaccttctccgctatgcaatctggtttcagagctggtcacctcagccacgctcaaggatctaaacgatatcataaccgccatcgataaaagacagtactgtacagccgtcttcatcgacctggccaaggctttcgactctgtcaatcaccgcatttttatcggcagactcaataaccttggcttctcaaatgactgcctcgcctggttcaccaacttctcagagttcagtgtgtcaaatcggaggacctgttgtccggacctctggcagtctctatgggggtgccacagggttcaaatctcgggccttctcttttctctgtatatatcaacgatgttgctcttgctgctggtgattctctgatccacctctatgcagacgacaccattctgtattcatctggcccttctttggacactgtgttaacaaacctccaaacaagcttcaatgccaaacaacactccttccgtggcctccaactgctcttaaacgctactaaaactaaatgcatgctgttcaaccgatcgctgcctgcacccacccgcctgactagcatcactactctggacggttctgacttagtggacaactataaatacctaggtgtctggctagactgtaaactctccttccagactcacattaagcatctccaatccaaaatgtaaatctagaatcggcttcctatttcgcagcaaagcatccttcactcatgctgccaaacataccctcataaaactgactatcctaccgatccttgacttccgcgatgtcatttacaaaataggctccaacactctactcagcaaattggatgtagtctatcacagtgccacccgttttgtcaccaaagccccttatactacccaccactgtgacctgtatgctctcattggctggcccatGCTACATATTCTTCGCcaagcccactggctccaggtcatctataagtctttgctaggtaaagcccagccttatctcagctcactggtcaccatagtaacacccacccgtagcacacgctccagcaggtatatttcacgggtcatccccaaagccaacacctcctttggccgcctttccttccagttctctgctgccaatgactggaacaaattgcaaaaatcactgaagctggagacttatatctccctattgaactttaagcaccagctgtcagagcagttcacagatcactgcacctgtacacagcccatctgtaaacagcccatccaacaacctcatccccatattgttatttttttgttgttgctcttttgcaccccagtatctctacttgcacatcatctgcacatctatcactccagtgttaatgctaaattgtaattatttcgcctctatggcctatttattgccttacctccctaatattacatttgcacacactgtatatagaccttttctattgtattattgactgtatgtttgtttactccatgtgtaactctgttgtttgtgtcgcactgctttgctttatcttggccaggtcgcagttgtaaatgagaacttgttctcaactggcctacctggttaaataaaggtgaaatacaaataaaatagtagtgtaactgacatgtaaATGTTCATCCCCTCTGGACTGAAGTTCTGTCTGAAGTGAATTAACTCGCTAGCCAGTTCAGCTCAAGCTATCTATCAGATAGCAGTATCTAAGCTGTTGTGTGTATGGACATGTTTTGTCGCCTTTGTTTTGTCCCATTTTAAACAGAAGTAAATTAACTTGGCTAATTATCACCAGTTGATGTACCATTAGAGCTAGCAAAAAGGTGGCTACcgtttagatttttatttttgcCCCATAGTCAGTAtagtaatttacatttacatttaagtcatttagcagacgctcttatccagagcgacttacaaattggtgcattcaccttatgatatccagtggaacaaccactttacaatagtgcatctaaatcttttaggggggggttagaaggattacttaattctatcccaggtattccttaaagaggtggggtttcaggtgtctacggaaggtggtgattgactctgctgtcctggcgtcgtgagggagcttgttccaccattggggtgccagagcagcgaacaattttgactgggctgagcgggaactgtgcttcctcagaggtaggggggccagcaggccagaggtggatgagcgcagtgccctcgtttgggtgtagggactgatgtAACGTTATTGATCAGTCAATTTTCCTCGCTAATTCCCTATTTTTCAGACTGTATGAACAGCTTTACAGGCTTCACTGTCGTGGTGCACAGTCAGTACACAGCACTCATCATGTCTTAGTAGGATCAGATGGTGTCACTGTCATGGTGAACAGTCAGTACACAgcactatgctcatcatgtcttagtaggatcagatggtgacaggtgtcccagcaggtgaAGACAGCCAGTGAAGACCAGGGGGCTCAGGTGATTTTTGCAGTATATTATAACAATCCAGTGAATGGATACAAATTTACATCTTAAATTGATGGGTAGGCTACAGTCGGGGATCTGGAAATAATGCTAATTTCAATTATTCAACCATTTGATTATATTATTGGATAAAAATGTATAAATGCACACCAAGGTAATTCTTTATCATGCCTCATCTGAGCAAGATCAGATGGTAACGGGGGTCTCATCAGGGCCAGGCagacagggaagaccagtctgtgacggcGCTGAGGTGAACTTTTGCAGATGCAACACTTTTATTCTCTCTGTGCAGCAAACAAGACAAGCCAGAAGCTTCAATGATTGAAACTATTTTAAAGCAGTCTGACAAACCTCAAGTTGATTTCCAAAACTGTAtcatataatctcagacataaatgagtgcagtttaagaccatccatagaaccTACTATGTGAAACTGATTATTATGCATTCAGAAATGTAATGCCTCTGTTGGAGTGATAAAACACATAAGGGGATATATTGCTCTTCTGAAGGCTGGTCTTTTATCTCAGCgtgtctacagattctcccttctcATTTTTGttggcttggaaatgttgataccgGAGACTGTcatcagaagaaactgtgtaacctagcatttatagttgcattgccattaattggaaggttagttatcctcccacaatgtcacAATGGATGGCAGAAATGTGAAGTTATGTATCACTAGATGTGACGTATTACCAGAGTAAGGGTATACTGGGaaactttcataaggtctggatgccttaCGTGGAATAGttagtggcgattttagcatgtaattcTTGGTGGGGCTAACTCCCCCCCAAAATCTttttgatgcatgccagcaaagccactatacaacactaaacaatacattaatttcactataacggtgacgaaaaacggtgcccacaaattgttagggcctctacataaagctgttagggcctctacgtAAAGCTGTTAGggtctctacataaagctgttagggcctctacataaagctgttagggcctctacataaagctgttagggtctacataaagctgttagggtctacataaagctgttagggcctctacgtaaagctgttagggcctctacgtaaagctgttagggcctctacgtaaagctgttagggcctctacgtaaagctgttagggcctctacataaagctgttagggtctacataaagctgttagggtctacataaagctgttagggcctctacgtaaagctgttagggcctctacgtaaagctgttagggcctctacgtaaagctgttagggcctctacgtaaagctgttagggcctctacgtaaagctgttagggcctctacataaagctgttagggcctctacgtaaagctgttagggcctccacgtaaagctgttagggcctccacgtaaagctgttagggcctctacgtaaagctgttagggcctctacgtaaagctgttagggcctctacgtaaagctgttagggcctctacgtaaagctgttagggcctctacgtaaagctgttagggcctctacgtAAAGCTGTTagggtctacataaagctgttagggcctctacataaagctgttagggcctctacatagaAAGCAGAGCTTTCTTGTCAGCACCATGGagggaatccttaccactgctacacctgtggattttttttttactgtggatttttggcataaacaaacatgcagtgaAAATCACACCAGTGGTAGCAGATTTGGCAGACCTATTGGCATCTATTCCCTCAgactccctccccttccctcaatgGTACAGTGTGTTAGACATGAAAAATGTATTATGGTCGGTGGCGGAAGAGTCACGACACTGGTTCGGGTTCTGTTGCCAGAGGGATCaatacacatttttacatttacattttagtcatttagcagacgctcttatccagagcgacttacaatagtgaatgcatacatttcatttcatcatCGATttcttttgtactggccccccgtgggaatcgaacccacaaccctggcgttgcaaacaccatggtctaccaactgagccacagggaaccagTGGGCTACGGCGCCGATGGGGTTTACCAATAGTCCAACTTGGTATCATGCTGCATTGAAACAATTGCTAAAAGGGTGTACATTTTAAGGTTCTTTGTTGGTCCAATACGTAGATGATTTGTTATTGGCGTCAAAAGATGAAGAAACTCATATGCGAGACCTCACCACATTGGTAAACTATTTGGCAGCGCAGGGTCACAAAGCATCATATGAGAAAGCACAACTAGCGAAGCAAGAGGTAGCATATCTGGAGGGTGTCGATTTCTAAAGGCACGAAACACATGACACGGGATCGGGTAGAAACAATGTGTTCTTTGGCACGGCCAAAGACTCCTTTGTCGTTTATCGAGCTGAAGAAGTAATTGTGTCAAGCTGCAGCATTGGGATTGCCAAACCTAAAATGACCTTTTAACATTTTTGTTCATGAACAGGAAGGACATTGTAGCGCAGTGGTTACGCAAAAtcatgggggaagagagagaccagtAATGTACTGGAATAAATTCTTAGACTCGGTGGCGAGAGGAATGCCACCGTGCCTTAGGGCGCTACAGGCGACAGACATGGTGTTGCATAACACGGCTTCCATTACAATGGGTCAAAAGGTGGATTTGTATGTTGCACACGCAGTAGAAACCATAGTTAACAGCACGAAAGCACAACATGTTACTAATGCAAGACGGACAAAATGGGAGTTAACGTTAAATGAGGAGAATCTACAATTTCATAAGATTGGTGCTTTGAATCCTGCATCGTTAATGCCGTTGCCTGGGGAGGGTTAGTTGTATACATGTAACCCAGATCAGATTACTCCAAAGCCTAGGGCTGATTTGCAAGAGACAGCATTGGAATCGGGACAAGTATTGTATACAGATGGCTGTAGTTACATGATCATAGAAGGGAAGAGCATAACGGGGTACGCTGTGTGTGATGACAGGGGAATAGTGAAGGCTGTAGTTACATGACCATAGAAGGGAAGAGCATAACGGGGTATGCTGTGTGTGATGACAGGAGTAGTGAAGGCTGTAGTTACATGACCATAGAAGGGAAGAGCATAACGGGGTACGCTGTGTGTGATGACAGGGGAATAGTGAAGGCTGTAGTTACATGACCATAGAAGGAAGAGCATAACGGGGTACGCTGTGTGTGATGACAGGAGTAGTGAAGGCTGTAGTTACATGACCATAGAAGGGAAGAGCATAACGGGGTACGCTGTGTGTGATGACAGGGGAATTGTGAAGGCTGTAGTTACATGATCATAGAAGGGAAGAGCATAACTGGGTACGCTGTGTGTGATGACAGGAGTAGTGAAGGCTGTAGTTACATGATCATAGAAGGGAAGAGCATAACGGGGTACGCTGTGTGTGATGACAGGGGAATAGTGAAGGCTGTAGTTACATGACCATAGAAGGGAAGAGCATAACGGGGTACGCTGTGTGTGATGACAGGGGAATAGTGAAGGCTGTAGTTACATGACCATAGAAGGGAAGAGCATAACGGGGTACGCTGTGTGTGATGACAGGAGTAGTGAAGGCTGTAGTTACATGACCATAGAAGGGAAGAGCATAACGGGGTACCCTGTGTGTGATGACAGGAGTTGTGAAGGCTGTAGTTGCATGACCATAGAAGGGAAGAGCATAACGGGGTACGCTGTGTGTGATGACAGGGGAATAGTGAAGACTGTAGTTACATGACCATAGAAGGAAGAGCATAACGGGGTACGCTGTGTGTGATGACAGGGGAATAGTGAAGGCTGTAG
The DNA window shown above is from Salmo salar chromosome ssa13, Ssal_v3.1, whole genome shotgun sequence and carries:
- the LOC106566310 gene encoding V-type proton ATPase subunit S1 gives rise to the protein MAAGRRMRMISARGCVFLAVLCTFSAGTCDEQVPLMLWTSEGSGLPSQAVPAAGHIVGISQLSSYLETALGSAPRNVLLFLQDKMSIEDFTMYGGAFGNKQDSAFPNLEDALLSSPSPLVLPAVAWPASSAVIGQLQDQLDTSPLYMEPETLSHLRLNASTPALLVFRLPYSTGSDLMSAKEVLNENDEVIGQVMSIMKSQSVPYTAVYTAMRPSREVSSSLSMDMEAGVGGGRSLLQYGDRKRERDRQRERERGENQVKEKTGVYPPVEFKEGGAGCIMLWAENLTVSVLRGGRWERHDLTALTFGEGVTPRLQGSLCNQSHSSLVLNYENILGHRSFKLVFAMSQRHYKVSARGWFTLDAVEIEYDGQKATFNGSRSVYAPAEYSYRCQTVTNFRYPVLVPRTSKDPANQWRVSFTDFQIQGFNVAGGEFSYASDCAGFFSPGIWMGLLTSLLMLVVLTYGLHMIMQLHTMDRFDDPKGPAISVPQTD